The following coding sequences are from one Shewanella putrefaciens window:
- a CDS encoding CehA/McbA family metallohydrolase domain-containing protein, with protein MRKVIKLNMVLLSSLMVLSGCNSDSEDTHPTPIEPTGRWLKGDLHVHTAVSQDARETQSDILKWAFDDFNLDYVALSNHMRDNSQDNDDNDLGGLLFYDALVQYENPGLKASMSKYAGKLAYSSFEWDMPTHEHFNIGILGDESEVLAAIKTFEYRFSSKNSIEDFNAKDVAAWEAAGDTRQNQTHQDAIAALTWLETHYPDSSYGMLNHPRRYLTSYTIKDVRELNDAAPNVFFLVEGLVGGQFSGNRGDYAERSSGVYGGVDPVVAQVGGWWDALLGEGRQIWNMGNSDIHFKTRPPYASSYYPGEYAKSYTWVDGNDTKALLDGLRSGNSFSVFGDLIDALDFRLESSHHSATMGQTLVAKAGDKLTLTIRFKSPTMNNKESDIGNEIYAGVNPGVHHIDLIAGNVGPRAEAGTTAYEKETNDSTLVVKTFTSADWQKDADGYYSMSYSFIADKHQYFRLRGTNLDYNQANLTEKGNPLKSAVINKEDDESVQAWYNKINDRNYDDLWFYSNPVFVNTGK; from the coding sequence GTGCGTAAAGTGATCAAGCTTAATATGGTTTTATTGTCTTCTCTAATGGTGTTATCTGGTTGTAATTCAGACTCAGAAGACACTCACCCGACACCTATTGAACCCACGGGGCGTTGGTTAAAGGGTGACTTGCATGTGCATACCGCTGTTTCGCAGGATGCCCGCGAAACCCAGTCTGATATTTTGAAGTGGGCGTTTGATGACTTCAATTTAGACTATGTCGCATTATCCAATCACATGCGCGATAACAGCCAAGATAATGATGATAATGATTTGGGTGGGTTACTTTTTTACGATGCACTTGTTCAGTATGAAAATCCTGGCCTTAAGGCCTCTATGTCTAAATACGCCGGCAAACTGGCCTACTCGAGTTTCGAGTGGGATATGCCTACCCATGAGCATTTTAATATCGGTATTCTCGGCGATGAGTCTGAAGTTCTTGCGGCGATTAAGACGTTCGAATATCGATTTAGTAGTAAAAATAGTATTGAAGACTTTAATGCTAAAGATGTTGCCGCTTGGGAGGCTGCGGGTGACACCCGTCAAAATCAGACTCACCAAGATGCCATCGCTGCCTTGACGTGGCTAGAGACTCACTATCCTGATAGTAGCTATGGCATGTTAAATCATCCTCGTCGCTATTTAACCAGCTATACCATTAAAGATGTCAGGGAGTTGAATGATGCAGCACCCAATGTGTTCTTTTTAGTTGAAGGTTTGGTTGGTGGACAATTTAGCGGTAATCGGGGTGATTATGCTGAGCGCAGTAGCGGTGTCTATGGCGGAGTCGATCCTGTGGTAGCGCAAGTCGGCGGTTGGTGGGATGCGTTGTTAGGTGAAGGTCGCCAGATATGGAATATGGGTAATTCTGATATCCACTTTAAAACGCGCCCACCTTATGCAAGCAGCTATTATCCCGGTGAATATGCTAAAAGTTATACTTGGGTCGATGGTAATGATACTAAAGCCCTCTTGGACGGTTTGCGTTCTGGGAATAGCTTTTCAGTATTTGGTGATCTGATCGATGCCTTGGATTTTAGGCTTGAAAGTAGTCATCATAGCGCCACTATGGGGCAAACTTTGGTGGCGAAAGCGGGAGATAAGTTAACTCTGACTATTCGCTTTAAAAGCCCCACAATGAATAATAAAGAATCAGATATCGGTAATGAAATTTATGCGGGAGTTAACCCTGGTGTGCATCATATCGACTTGATTGCGGGTAATGTGGGGCCGCGTGCTGAAGCGGGGACAACGGCATATGAAAAGGAAACTAACGATTCAACCTTAGTGGTTAAGACTTTTACCAGTGCTGATTGGCAAAAAGATGCCGATGGATACTACAGCATGAGTTACAGCTTTATTGCTGATAAGCATCAATATTTCCGTTTACGTGGTACTAATCTAGATTACAACCAAGCTAATCTCACGGAAAAAGGCAATCCCTTAAAGTCTGCTGTGATTAATAAAGAAGATGATGAATCTGTTCAGGCTTGGTATAACAAAATTAATGACCGTAACTATGATGACCTGTGGTTTTATTCCAATCCTGTGTTTGTCAATACGGGCAAATAA
- a CDS encoding AbgT family transporter, which produces MVNHKSATGFQRFLNTVETVGNKLPDPAVLFAMFLGLVWLISWWLSGVSFDEIDPRSGNPIQIVNMLDGAALTAFTSTMVSTFVTFPPLGVVLVAMLGLGVAEHTGFINAGLRSILSVTPKMLLTPVLIAVGILSHVAVDAGYVLVIPLGAVIFYAAGRHPLAGIAAAFAGVSGGFSATVGVPSSLDPMLAGLTQAAARLSADPAAADLTINPLNNIFFTSASALLIILVGWFITDKIIEPRLKNTTVNGDPATLPTLDELQPHERRGLRFAMASMLFCALALVLTAYGDHSAWRGEDGALTSASAPLMRSIVAIIFVFFLIPGIVYGYAAGTANNHRAIIQGMSKSMSGMGYYIVMAFFCAQFIYAFGQSNLGALMAIKGALALKELALPMGVTLVGIVFLTALVNLLVGSASAKWALIGAIMVPMLMELGVSPDLTQAAYRVGDSSTNIITPLMPYFPLIVVFCQKYVKESGIGTLVALMLPFSISFLLLWSGFLLGYWALGLPLGIGSSLTFPALP; this is translated from the coding sequence ATGGTTAATCATAAATCTGCCACCGGATTTCAGCGATTTCTCAATACGGTAGAAACTGTAGGAAATAAACTTCCAGATCCCGCCGTATTATTTGCCATGTTTTTAGGCTTGGTCTGGCTGATCTCTTGGTGGTTATCTGGCGTCAGTTTTGATGAGATCGATCCCCGTAGTGGCAACCCCATTCAAATTGTCAATATGTTAGATGGCGCGGCATTAACCGCTTTTACATCAACGATGGTGTCGACCTTTGTGACCTTCCCGCCGCTAGGTGTTGTGCTGGTTGCTATGCTCGGCCTTGGTGTTGCTGAGCATACGGGCTTTATTAATGCTGGGCTGCGTTCCATTTTATCTGTTACCCCAAAAATGTTGCTGACTCCGGTACTGATCGCCGTGGGAATTCTGAGCCATGTTGCAGTGGATGCAGGTTATGTGCTCGTTATCCCGCTCGGTGCGGTGATTTTTTATGCCGCAGGCCGTCATCCCTTGGCGGGGATTGCCGCGGCGTTTGCGGGCGTATCAGGTGGTTTTTCGGCAACGGTTGGTGTGCCATCGAGTCTTGATCCTATGTTAGCGGGGTTAACGCAAGCGGCGGCAAGATTATCGGCCGATCCCGCTGCCGCAGATCTCACCATTAACCCACTGAATAACATCTTCTTTACCTCAGCGTCAGCCCTCTTAATTATCTTAGTTGGCTGGTTCATTACCGATAAAATCATCGAACCACGCCTGAAAAACACTACAGTGAATGGCGATCCAGCGACACTCCCAACTCTAGATGAACTTCAGCCCCATGAGCGCCGCGGACTGAGATTTGCCATGGCTTCCATGTTGTTTTGTGCTTTAGCCCTAGTATTAACCGCCTACGGAGATCACTCCGCTTGGCGTGGTGAAGACGGGGCACTCACCAGTGCTTCAGCGCCTTTAATGCGGTCAATTGTGGCGATTATTTTTGTGTTCTTCCTCATCCCCGGCATAGTTTATGGCTATGCCGCAGGTACGGCTAATAATCACAGAGCCATTATTCAAGGTATGAGCAAATCCATGAGTGGCATGGGTTATTACATCGTTATGGCCTTTTTCTGTGCGCAATTTATTTATGCTTTCGGCCAATCCAATTTAGGGGCGTTAATGGCGATTAAAGGCGCATTGGCGTTAAAAGAGTTAGCCCTTCCTATGGGGGTTACGCTAGTCGGCATTGTATTTCTCACCGCGTTAGTCAATCTATTAGTGGGCTCCGCATCGGCGAAATGGGCGCTTATTGGTGCCATTATGGTGCCAATGTTAATGGAACTAGGCGTATCACCCGATTTGACTCAAGCCGCTTATCGAGTGGGCGATTCATCAACCAATATCATCACACCGCTAATGCCTTACTTTCCATTGATTGTGGTGTTCTGCCAAAAATACGTTAAGGAATCGGGCATAGGTACCCTAGTGGCGCTCATGTTACCGTTTTCAATCAGTTTTCTATTGCTATGGAGCGGTTTCTTGCTGGGATATTGGGCATTAGGCTTACCGTTAGGTATCGGCAGTTCACTCACTTTCCCTGCTTTACCATAA
- the comJ gene encoding competence protein ComJ, whose translation MQVDSTQTVDLLISHSQIIVRSREFNEDLSQWGRGNITQGALLHRDYLLFDPIVEGAFGANVILSICHEFKMDPACQRCILAPFYVVDKDQLEVASAAEKFKIYLPLNDELYSVYYEVCEGEEVFYKLTFIPSTHVVTPQYLLADHWGGEKGKKIIAGFAE comes from the coding sequence ATGCAAGTGGATAGTACCCAGACAGTGGATCTCTTAATCTCACATAGTCAGATTATTGTGCGCTCTAGGGAGTTTAATGAAGATTTGAGTCAATGGGGGCGTGGCAATATTACCCAAGGCGCACTTCTGCATAGAGATTATTTATTATTTGATCCTATTGTGGAGGGCGCATTTGGGGCAAATGTTATTTTGTCTATATGCCATGAGTTCAAGATGGACCCAGCTTGCCAACGCTGCATCCTTGCCCCTTTTTATGTCGTTGACAAAGATCAACTGGAAGTCGCATCAGCCGCTGAAAAATTTAAGATTTATTTACCACTTAATGATGAACTCTATTCGGTATATTACGAAGTTTGTGAGGGGGAGGAGGTATTTTATAAATTGACCTTTATCCCCTCCACTCATGTCGTAACGCCCCAATACCTTCTAGCGGATCATTGGGGTGGGGAAAAAGGAAAGAAAATCATTGCTGGTTTTGCAGAGTAA
- a CDS encoding dicarboxylate/amino acid:cation symporter, producing MKNKSLLGNIGVQVVIAMMLGALVGFIMGDSASVFAPLGTIFIHLVKMLVIPLVLVSIISGAASLGDSPSAGKIGVGTFGFFIVTSGFAVVLALVMGNLFKPGAGVDFTAHSSTGLMEVTKEQGALPGVMDTFIGMIPTNVFESLNGGNILQILVFSIFFGIALTKVKGDGAKPILAALNTVVDAFVWMINCVMIIAPIGVFGLMADSVGTFGFDALEVVFKLFAVFVAAILIYGFIFFPLVVQLFSRVSALQFISAMKKPQVMALSTASSMATLPVNMETCEVDLKVSKATTAFVLPLGATINMSGNAIYYGLVAMFFAQMYNVDLSITAYAAIIFTSTLGAIGQAGVPGPSFLVVAVLLAAGIPIDGLPLLFALDRVFDMIRTALNITGDAACALVMDKYTEGEVEADNGRSFS from the coding sequence GTGAAAAACAAGAGTTTATTGGGCAATATTGGTGTGCAAGTGGTTATTGCCATGATGTTAGGCGCACTAGTGGGTTTTATCATGGGCGACAGTGCGAGCGTGTTTGCACCACTGGGTACCATTTTTATCCACTTAGTCAAAATGCTCGTCATCCCATTGGTGTTAGTTTCTATCATTAGCGGCGCCGCCAGTTTAGGTGATAGCCCATCGGCGGGTAAGATTGGCGTTGGCACATTCGGTTTCTTTATTGTGACTTCAGGCTTTGCTGTGGTGCTCGCTCTCGTGATGGGTAATCTATTTAAGCCCGGTGCTGGGGTTGATTTTACTGCCCACAGCAGCACAGGTTTGATGGAAGTCACTAAGGAGCAAGGCGCATTACCAGGGGTAATGGATACCTTTATCGGCATGATCCCAACCAATGTGTTTGAGTCGCTGAACGGCGGTAACATCTTACAAATCCTAGTCTTTAGTATCTTCTTCGGTATTGCGCTCACTAAGGTTAAAGGTGATGGAGCTAAACCGATTTTGGCCGCGCTAAATACCGTTGTTGATGCCTTTGTATGGATGATTAACTGCGTGATGATCATTGCGCCTATTGGTGTATTTGGTTTGATGGCTGACTCTGTAGGCACCTTCGGTTTCGATGCCCTAGAAGTGGTATTTAAGTTATTCGCTGTGTTTGTGGCAGCAATTTTGATCTACGGTTTTATCTTCTTCCCGTTAGTCGTGCAACTCTTCTCAAGAGTGTCTGCATTACAGTTTATTTCGGCCATGAAAAAACCTCAGGTAATGGCATTATCAACCGCCTCCTCAATGGCAACTCTGCCTGTGAATATGGAAACCTGCGAGGTAGATCTTAAAGTCTCTAAGGCAACAACAGCCTTTGTACTGCCCTTAGGTGCCACCATTAATATGAGCGGTAATGCGATTTATTATGGTTTAGTGGCCATGTTTTTCGCCCAAATGTATAACGTCGACCTGTCGATAACCGCCTATGCTGCGATTATTTTTACCTCCACTTTAGGCGCAATAGGTCAAGCAGGTGTGCCGGGCCCATCCTTCTTAGTGGTGGCAGTGCTATTAGCCGCCGGCATTCCTATCGATGGCTTACCTTTGCTATTTGCCTTAGACAGAGTGTTTGACATGATCCGCACCGCGCTCAATATCACAGGTGACGCGGCATGTGCCTTAGTCATGGATAAATATACTGAGGGCGAAGTTGAAGCAGATAACGGGCGCAGCTTTAGCTAA
- a CDS encoding FUSC family protein gives MSVFAPATPFADFIYRHFRSIHALKLGLALLIAVTINAIWAPPHFIWSMVTIVIIMMSLPQVGGAIEKSLQRAIGTCLGSAYGVMLVATVDSYWLMMSLLILAVSLICFISAGRYSYAYLVAGFTIIIVVGDANHDTSEALWRTANILSGCVIAILVSLFIFPIQAKQDWRSQLTHAIENMANVLTKHLKAPANHSLDFRTELEAAMKAVLTQKKLFFSLEWESKTLKKHKVLLAQLANKQVRLITLLELLPLTRWQEEDKDAYHQINSIAAELALYLQQLAEFIAGNTPQLPTLPEHLELQLQQRLQLTLPMASGMASPDITPLSHQAPQGFALTGYSWLIYQLAIAVEALYEDISIIDSAYNKPPAKSN, from the coding sequence ATGTCTGTATTTGCCCCAGCCACACCCTTTGCCGACTTTATCTATCGCCATTTTCGCTCTATCCACGCCCTCAAACTGGGCTTAGCACTGCTGATTGCTGTCACCATTAATGCCATTTGGGCGCCACCGCATTTTATTTGGAGCATGGTCACGATAGTGATCATTATGATGAGCTTACCGCAGGTCGGCGGCGCAATAGAAAAATCCTTACAGCGGGCCATTGGAACCTGTTTAGGCTCAGCTTATGGAGTGATGTTAGTTGCAACAGTTGATAGCTATTGGCTAATGATGAGTCTACTTATCTTGGCGGTGAGTCTTATCTGTTTTATCTCAGCAGGACGTTATAGCTATGCCTATTTAGTGGCAGGATTTACCATCATTATTGTTGTGGGTGATGCCAACCATGATACTTCCGAAGCCCTATGGCGCACCGCCAATATTCTCTCTGGTTGTGTAATTGCTATTTTAGTCTCTCTGTTTATTTTCCCTATCCAAGCCAAGCAAGATTGGCGATCGCAACTCACTCATGCCATTGAAAATATGGCAAATGTGTTGACCAAACATTTAAAGGCACCCGCCAACCATAGCTTAGATTTTCGCACCGAACTCGAAGCCGCAATGAAAGCCGTGCTCACCCAAAAGAAGTTATTTTTCTCCTTAGAATGGGAAAGTAAAACCCTCAAAAAACACAAGGTGTTATTGGCGCAATTAGCCAACAAACAAGTGCGTTTAATCACTTTACTTGAACTCTTGCCCTTAACCCGCTGGCAGGAAGAAGATAAAGACGCTTACCACCAAATCAATAGCATTGCCGCAGAGCTCGCGCTCTACCTACAACAATTAGCTGAGTTTATTGCAGGTAACACACCGCAGTTACCCACATTACCTGAACACCTAGAGTTGCAACTACAACAGAGGTTACAACTGACATTGCCGATGGCAAGTGGAATGGCTTCTCCCGATATCACGCCTTTATCACACCAAGCGCCACAAGGATTTGCACTTACAGGTTATAGCTGGCTTATTTACCAACTCGCCATCGCGGTAGAAGCGCTATATGAAGATATCAGTATTATCGATAGCGCCTACAACAAGCCGCCCGCTAAAAGCAATTAG
- a CDS encoding M14 family metallopeptidase, translated as MRLFSLSVIAIACLSANHVSFANEVNTVIPETIVTSAPQEVVPLKAIENTQTIETQENVAANTAGATEGTLPAPIPERAKTFVNDAILPPSITWHGASEALMLSIDNEWATPFEQSNGIESPSYDDTILWLDRLAAETTSLQKVSLGKSPQGRDIWMYIASSEGISESASLKQNTKPTILVQAGIHAGEIDGKDAGMMLLRDIVKGNKSDLLEKANLLFVPIFSVDAHERSGEFNRVNQRGPVNMGWRTTTNNLNLNRDYAKADTLEMQHMLRAINVWQPDLYIDVHVTDGIDYQYDVTFGYNLAQGLSPASYRWLENSYRPAIEAALTEQGHIPGQLIFAVDNADITKGMSLWNPSPRFSNGYGDARHLPTILVENHSLKPFKQRVLGTYVMLEQTLKTVGEQATKLKSAIQEDKYRASPLITLTWKSAPLEKGWDFKGIDYKLEKSPISGADVVRWTGEPKLYPNLPVMAETVPDLKVTRPSAYYIPAQWTQVIDRLNLHGIRMTALKKPTELKLQQYQLSHPVFSAKDFEGRQTVKVVSELTKLTTVLPEGTIKVSTDQPLGDLAVLLLEPQSPDSLLQWGFFNPIFTRTEYIEDYAVEPLAAKMLKEDPKLQAEFDKALTNPEFAADPDARLRWFYERSPYYDNQYLKYPVYRSR; from the coding sequence ATGCGCTTATTTTCCCTCTCCGTTATCGCCATTGCCTGCCTATCAGCCAATCATGTCAGCTTTGCCAATGAGGTTAACACTGTCATTCCTGAAACCATTGTCACTTCGGCTCCCCAAGAAGTCGTCCCTTTAAAGGCCATTGAGAATACACAAACAATAGAAACTCAGGAAAATGTGGCCGCAAATACTGCCGGAGCCACCGAAGGAACTCTGCCAGCACCTATCCCTGAGCGCGCCAAGACCTTTGTCAATGATGCTATTTTGCCGCCGAGTATCACATGGCATGGTGCCAGCGAAGCACTGATGCTAAGCATTGATAACGAATGGGCTACCCCATTTGAACAAAGCAATGGTATTGAAAGCCCAAGTTACGATGACACTATCCTTTGGCTCGACAGATTGGCGGCTGAAACCACTAGTTTACAAAAAGTAAGCTTAGGTAAAAGCCCTCAAGGGCGCGATATTTGGATGTATATCGCCAGCAGTGAAGGGATAAGTGAATCAGCAAGCCTTAAGCAAAATACTAAGCCAACGATTCTCGTACAAGCCGGTATTCATGCGGGAGAAATCGATGGTAAAGATGCGGGTATGATGTTGCTGCGGGATATAGTCAAAGGCAACAAAAGCGACCTGCTCGAAAAAGCCAACCTGCTGTTTGTGCCAATATTTAGTGTTGATGCCCATGAGCGCAGCGGTGAATTTAATCGCGTAAATCAACGTGGCCCAGTGAATATGGGCTGGCGAACTACGACGAATAATCTCAACCTTAACCGCGATTATGCCAAGGCCGATACCTTGGAAATGCAACATATGCTGCGCGCAATCAATGTCTGGCAGCCTGATTTGTATATCGACGTGCATGTTACCGATGGCATCGACTATCAGTACGATGTCACTTTTGGTTATAACCTTGCCCAAGGCTTAAGCCCCGCCAGCTACCGCTGGCTCGAAAACAGCTACAGACCAGCCATTGAAGCGGCATTAACCGAGCAAGGGCATATTCCTGGGCAGCTAATTTTTGCTGTGGATAATGCCGATATCACTAAAGGTATGTCGCTGTGGAATCCAAGCCCACGCTTTTCAAATGGTTATGGTGATGCACGCCATTTACCCACCATTCTGGTTGAAAACCATAGCCTAAAACCCTTTAAGCAACGGGTGTTAGGCACTTATGTGATGCTAGAACAAACCCTAAAAACCGTTGGTGAACAAGCGACTAAACTGAAAAGCGCGATTCAGGAAGATAAATATCGCGCTTCACCGCTGATCACCCTCACATGGAAATCAGCACCATTAGAAAAAGGTTGGGATTTTAAAGGCATAGACTACAAGCTTGAAAAAAGCCCCATCAGTGGCGCCGATGTCGTGCGCTGGACGGGTGAACCTAAACTCTACCCTAACTTACCTGTGATGGCAGAAACCGTGCCCGATCTTAAGGTCACCCGCCCGAGTGCTTACTATATCCCTGCCCAGTGGACACAGGTCATTGATCGACTGAACCTACATGGCATTCGCATGACGGCACTCAAAAAGCCCACTGAGTTGAAATTACAGCAATACCAACTGAGTCATCCAGTGTTTAGTGCTAAGGATTTTGAAGGTCGTCAAACGGTAAAAGTGGTGTCGGAGTTAACTAAACTCACCACGGTTTTGCCCGAAGGCACCATTAAAGTTAGCACAGATCAACCTTTAGGTGATTTAGCGGTGTTATTGCTTGAACCTCAATCACCTGACTCATTACTGCAATGGGGCTTTTTTAATCCTATCTTTACCCGCACTGAATATATTGAAGATTATGCGGTAGAGCCATTGGCAGCAAAAATGCTGAAAGAAGATCCTAAGTTGCAGGCAGAGTTCGACAAAGCACTGACCAATCCAGAGTTTGCCGCCGATCCCGACGCACGTCTGCGTTGGTTCTATGAGCGCAGCCCCTACTACGATAACCAATACCTTAAGTATCCAGTTTACCGCAGCCGTTAA
- a CDS encoding class I SAM-dependent methyltransferase: MDYLTTNKTAWDARTRVHLTSDFYDVEGFLNGNTSLREIELNELAVAGKSLLHLQCHFGLDTLSWARMGAKVTGVDLSEVAIVEAQKLAQRTQLAAEFICSDVYSVASKVEPHDIVFTSYGAIVWLPDLTLWAQTIARCLKPGGQFYMAEFHPAQQLFDGYSYFNRGEPDIEQEGTYTENAGDDQQTLMCWSHSLSEVINALLQAGLELAFFHEFDFSPYNCFAGLEAQTDGRYVLTHQGQNVPLVYSISARKPA, encoded by the coding sequence ATGGATTATTTAACGACAAATAAGACCGCTTGGGATGCGCGCACTCGGGTACATTTAACCTCTGATTTTTATGATGTTGAAGGCTTTTTGAACGGCAACACATCATTAAGGGAAATCGAGCTTAATGAGCTTGCGGTTGCAGGCAAAAGTTTGCTGCATCTGCAATGTCATTTTGGCTTAGATACCCTATCGTGGGCGCGAATGGGCGCTAAGGTTACAGGCGTTGATTTATCAGAGGTCGCGATTGTTGAAGCGCAAAAGTTGGCACAACGGACACAGTTGGCCGCCGAGTTTATTTGTAGCGATGTCTACAGTGTGGCGAGCAAGGTTGAGCCTCACGATATTGTGTTTACCTCCTATGGTGCGATTGTGTGGCTACCGGATTTAACGCTTTGGGCACAGACCATTGCACGCTGCTTAAAACCCGGCGGACAGTTTTATATGGCCGAGTTCCATCCTGCACAGCAGTTGTTTGATGGTTATAGCTATTTTAATCGGGGTGAGCCAGATATTGAGCAAGAAGGCACCTATACCGAAAATGCCGGTGACGATCAGCAAACCTTAATGTGCTGGTCACACAGTTTATCCGAAGTGATCAATGCCTTATTGCAGGCGGGCTTGGAGTTAGCGTTTTTCCACGAATTTGATTTTAGCCCCTATAACTGTTTCGCTGGATTAGAAGCACAAACCGATGGCCGTTATGTGTTAACACACCAAGGGCAGAATGTGCCCTTGGTGTATAGCATCAGTGCGCGTAAACCTGCTTAA
- a CDS encoding DUF4097 family beta strand repeat-containing protein, whose product MPLRPFIFILAFILVFTAGVSLTGCIINVNAAGMPDLDHQQRELTLDSQDLQGLIAETGAGNLEIIGVEGLSQIKLIADIYTNDDSKIILTLEKKANKARLKATFEQSSFTNNSSYMDIKLQVPAHLTLDIDDGSGAILISKMTADINVKDGSGELIINGGHNVSIDDGSGDIDVSQISGNLAIVDGSGAIKVTDIQGNIVIDDGSGSIAVANVLGAVTITDGSGDINVVNTKGLTILAAGSGNVNFDKIDGPVSMK is encoded by the coding sequence ATGCCGCTACGTCCATTTATATTCATCCTCGCCTTTATATTGGTTTTTACCGCAGGTGTATCACTCACTGGCTGCATTATTAATGTCAACGCCGCGGGCATGCCCGATTTAGACCACCAGCAACGCGAACTCACGCTTGATAGCCAAGACTTGCAAGGGCTGATTGCTGAAACTGGCGCGGGTAACTTAGAGATCATCGGTGTAGAAGGCCTTAGCCAAATTAAACTCATCGCCGATATTTATACTAATGATGACAGCAAAATCATTCTCACCCTTGAGAAAAAGGCCAATAAAGCCAGGCTCAAAGCGACTTTTGAGCAAAGCAGTTTTACTAACAACTCATCTTATATGGATATAAAACTGCAAGTGCCAGCACATTTAACACTGGATATTGATGACGGCTCAGGCGCCATATTGATCAGCAAAATGACCGCCGATATTAATGTGAAAGACGGTTCAGGCGAACTCATTATCAACGGTGGTCACAATGTCAGTATTGATGATGGATCAGGTGATATTGACGTCAGCCAAATTAGCGGCAATCTCGCTATTGTCGATGGTTCTGGCGCCATTAAGGTTACTGATATTCAAGGCAATATTGTTATCGATGATGGTTCAGGAAGCATAGCCGTTGCAAATGTGCTAGGTGCGGTGACCATCACTGATGGCTCAGGTGATATTAATGTCGTTAACACTAAAGGCTTAACTATCTTAGCCGCAGG